The following proteins are co-located in the Phaeodactylum tricornutum CCAP 1055/1 chromosome 2, whole genome shotgun sequence genome:
- a CDS encoding predicted protein, with the protein MASVKRDEVKQAWEETEFPLVCETCLGDNPYVRMTKERHGKKCQICEAPFTVFAWQAGTKGRLKRVEICRSCAQAKNVCQVCIYDLQYGLPVKVRDRVLREAGSASAVSAVPQSMANRSWYTAQQNRALEQGNNALGDTNELAHAKLNDMSRMEPRYERNLPKLCSFFARGECDRGADCPFRHEMPRDRNDPMSKQSTKDRFYGSSDPVANKILGRKRRQEEEQQKQDEEEGYDKAKATLYVRFQGDSPFPDMTEMDVRDQFYSFGEIVSIRIQSERGQAFVEYTQPEASELAIASMNRKELLGRTISVRWARSSKRGEADISD; encoded by the coding sequence ATGGCATCGGTTAAACGAGACGAAGTCAAACAAGCTTGGGAAGAAACTGAGTTTCCCCTCGTCTGTGAGACCTGCCTCGGAGACAATCCTTACGTGCGCATGACGAAAGAACGCCACGGCAAAAAGTGTCAAATTTGTGAGGCTCCATTCACGGTATTTGCATGGCAGGCCGGCACGAAAGGACGCCTCAAGCGAGTTGAGATATGTCGATCATGTGCGCAAGCCAAAAACGTCTGTCAAGTGTGCATTTATGACTTACAGTATGGTCTTCCCGTCAAAGTTCGCGATCGTGTCCTGCGGGAAGCAGGCAGTGCATCAGCCGTATCGGCAGTCCCACAGAGTATGGCGAACCGTTCTTGGTACACGGCACAACAGAACCGAGCTTTGGAACAAGGCAACAATGCGTTAGGTGATACCAATGAACTAGCTCATGCGAAGCTGAATGACATGTCTCGAATGGAACCTCGGTACGAACGCAATTTACCCAAACTATGTAGCTTTTTCGCTCGGGGCGAATGCGATCGCGGTGCTGATTGTCCATTTCGCCACGAAATGCCTCGGGATCGCAATGATCCCATGTCGAAGCAGTCTACCAAGGACAGATTCTATGGAAGTAGCGACCCGGTTGCTAACAAGATTCTAGGTAGAAAGCGTcggcaagaagaagaacagcagaaacaagacgaggaggaaggtTACGACAAAGCTAAAGCCACTCTCTACGTCCGTTTCCAGGGAGATTCCCCTTTTCCGGACATGACTGAAATGGATGTCCGTGATCAGTTTTATTCCTTTGGCGAGATTGTGTCGATTCGGATCCAGTCCGAGCGAGGACAGGCTTTTGTAGAGTACACACAGCCTGAAGCGTCTGAATTAGCAATTGCCTCCATGAATCGCAAAGAGCTTTTAGGTCGGACCATCAGCGTTAGGTGGGCCAGGTCTTCAAAAAGAGGAGAAGCCGACATTTCTGAT